A single region of the Solwaraspora sp. WMMD406 genome encodes:
- the serC gene encoding phosphoserine transaminase, translated as MADVATIRIPDEIKPADGRFGCGPSKVRPAAVSALSEVATSYLGTSHRQKTVRDEVARLRRGIAEFFALPDGYEVILGNGGTTAFWEVATFGLVRDRAQFASFGEFGAKFAKAVRDAPFLGEPTVRKADPGSAPTLVAEAGVDVYATPHNETSTGVAVPIRRVAGADDGALMLIDATSGAGGLEVDPAETDVYYFAPQKCFGSDGGIWLALMSPAALDRAAQVKASGRYIPAFLDLVTAIDNSRLEQTYNTPALATIFLAAEQTDWMNAQGGLSWAAKRTAESAAAIYGWAERSSVATPFVTDPTLRSNVVATIDFADEVDATAVAKTLRANGIVDTEPYRKLGRNQLRVALFPAVDPADVEALTACVDFVIERL; from the coding sequence GTGGCTGACGTTGCGACCATCCGCATCCCAGACGAGATCAAGCCCGCCGACGGCAGGTTCGGCTGCGGCCCGTCCAAGGTCCGCCCGGCGGCCGTCTCGGCGCTGTCCGAGGTCGCGACCAGCTATCTGGGCACCTCGCACCGGCAGAAGACGGTCCGCGACGAGGTGGCCCGGCTGCGCCGGGGCATCGCCGAGTTCTTCGCCCTGCCCGACGGGTACGAGGTGATCCTCGGCAACGGCGGCACCACCGCGTTCTGGGAGGTCGCCACCTTCGGTCTGGTCCGCGACCGGGCCCAGTTCGCCAGTTTCGGTGAGTTCGGGGCCAAGTTCGCCAAGGCGGTACGCGACGCGCCGTTCCTCGGTGAACCGACGGTCCGCAAGGCCGACCCGGGTTCGGCGCCCACGCTGGTCGCCGAGGCGGGGGTGGACGTCTACGCCACCCCGCACAACGAGACCTCGACCGGGGTCGCGGTGCCGATCCGGCGGGTGGCCGGCGCCGACGACGGCGCTCTGATGCTGATCGACGCCACCTCCGGTGCCGGCGGGCTCGAGGTCGACCCGGCCGAGACCGACGTCTACTACTTCGCCCCGCAGAAGTGCTTCGGCTCCGACGGCGGGATCTGGTTGGCGTTGATGTCCCCGGCCGCGCTGGATCGGGCCGCGCAGGTCAAGGCGTCGGGCCGGTACATTCCGGCGTTCCTGGACCTGGTCACCGCGATCGACAACTCGCGGCTGGAGCAGACCTACAACACCCCGGCGTTGGCGACGATCTTCCTCGCCGCCGAACAGACCGACTGGATGAACGCCCAGGGCGGGCTCTCCTGGGCGGCGAAGCGGACCGCGGAGAGCGCGGCGGCGATCTACGGCTGGGCGGAGCGCTCGTCGGTGGCGACCCCGTTCGTCACCGACCCGACGCTGCGGTCCAACGTCGTGGCGACGATCGACTTCGCCGACGAGGTGGACGCCACGGCGGTCGCCAAGACGCTGCGCGCCAACGGCATCGTGGACACCGAGCCGTACCGCAAGCTCGGCCGCAACCAGCTGCGGGTGGCGCT
- a CDS encoding citrate synthase 2 codes for MSDFKPGLEGVIAFETEIAEPDKEGGALRYRGVDIEDLIGQVSFGNVWALLVDGRFGPGLPPAEPFPVPVHSGDIRVDVQSAVAMLAPYWGLSQLLDISNEQARADLARVSVTALSFVAQSARGLGLPAVPQKEIDKAQTIVERFMRRWRGEPDPRHVKAVDAYFISAAEHGMNASTFTARVVASTGADAAACISSGIGALSGPLHGGAPSRVLHMIEGVERSGDAESYVKGVLDRGERLMGFGHRVYRAEDPRARVLRRTAKELGAPRYEVAEALEKAALEELHNRKPDRVLATNVEFWSAVVLDFAEVPAHMFTSMFTCARMGGWSAHILEQKRLKRLVRPSARYVGPAPRKPQQVAGWDAVPHDV; via the coding sequence ATGTCCGACTTCAAGCCGGGGCTCGAAGGTGTGATCGCCTTCGAGACCGAGATCGCCGAGCCTGACAAAGAAGGCGGTGCCCTCAGATATCGCGGAGTCGATATCGAAGATCTGATCGGGCAGGTCTCCTTCGGAAACGTGTGGGCCCTACTGGTCGACGGACGCTTCGGCCCCGGGCTGCCGCCGGCCGAACCGTTCCCGGTGCCGGTGCACTCCGGCGACATCCGGGTGGACGTCCAGTCCGCCGTCGCCATGCTCGCCCCGTACTGGGGGCTGTCACAGCTGCTCGACATCTCCAACGAACAAGCCCGCGCCGACCTGGCCCGGGTGTCGGTCACCGCGCTCTCCTTCGTCGCCCAGTCCGCCCGTGGCCTCGGTCTGCCGGCCGTGCCGCAGAAGGAGATCGACAAGGCGCAGACCATCGTCGAACGCTTCATGCGTCGGTGGCGCGGCGAGCCCGACCCCCGGCACGTCAAGGCGGTCGACGCCTACTTCATCTCCGCCGCCGAGCACGGCATGAACGCCTCCACCTTCACCGCCCGGGTGGTCGCCTCCACCGGCGCCGACGCCGCCGCCTGCATCTCCTCCGGCATCGGCGCGCTCTCCGGCCCGCTGCACGGCGGAGCCCCGTCCCGGGTGTTGCACATGATCGAGGGCGTCGAGCGCAGCGGTGACGCCGAGTCGTACGTCAAGGGCGTGCTCGACCGGGGCGAACGGCTGATGGGCTTCGGACACCGGGTGTACCGGGCCGAGGACCCCCGGGCGCGGGTGCTGCGCCGTACCGCCAAGGAACTGGGTGCCCCCCGCTACGAGGTCGCCGAGGCCCTGGAGAAGGCCGCCCTGGAGGAGCTGCACAACCGCAAGCCGGACCGGGTGCTGGCCACCAACGTCGAGTTCTGGTCGGCCGTGGTGCTCGACTTCGCCGAGGTGCCGGCGCACATGTTCACCTCGATGTTCACCTGCGCCCGGATGGGCGGGTGGAGCGCGCACATCCTGGAGCAGAAGCGGCTCAAGCGGCTGGTCCGCCCGTCGGCGCGCTACGTCGGCCCGGCCCCGCGCAAGCCGCAGCAGGTCGCCGGCTGGGACGCCGTACCGCACGACGTCTGA